The Rhizobium rhizogenes sequence TTCCTTCTCGAAGAAATCGGCCAGCCCCTTGATGGTGGCGGAGACACGCGGCAGCGTTGGATGCCCCTGCTCGGCATAATAGATGGCGGGTTCCAGCACGTCGCGCACGCTCATCGTGCCATAATCGCGCAGCATCAGCATCCAGCCGTCGAAGGCACCGGGGATGACGGTGGCCAGCAGCCCGTCGCCGGGGATCAGTTTCAGCCCTTCCGAAGTGTAATGTTCGATCGTCGCACCGCTCGGGGCCGGACCCTGTGCGCAGATGACTTCGACCTTGTCCTTCTGCTTTGAATAAAACACGGCCGGCATATCCCCGCCGGGGCCACAGAGATGCGGTTCGACAATCTGCAGCACAAAGCCGGTGGCGACAGCGGCGTCGAAAGCATTACCGCCCTTTTCGAGAATGGCCATGCCAACGGCCGAGGCGATCCAGTGCGTTGAGGTGACGACGCCGAAGGTGCCAAGAATTTCAGGGCGTGTGGTGAATTCAGTCATTCCGATATTCCTTGTAAAAAATCATGCTTCGCGCGGATCGAGCGCGTCACGCAGGCCATCACCCAGAAGATTGAAACCGATAACGACGAGGAAGATGGCGATGCCGGGCCACATCGTCATCCACGGCGCCTGGCTGAGGAAATTCTTCGCGGTGTTCAGCATCGAACCCCAGGAGGGCGCCGGCGCCTGCTGGCCAAGACCGAGGAAGGAAAGGCTCGCCTCCGCAATGATGGCGGTCGCCACCGTCAGTGTCGCCTGCACGATGATGGGGGCAAAGACATTCGGCAGGATATAACGGGTCATGATGTCGATATGGTTGAGGCCGATCGACCTCGCGCCTTCGACATAATCCTCCATCTTGACCGCCAGCACCTGCCCGCGCGTCAGCCGCACGAAGATCGGCATGGCGGAAAGGCCGATGGCGATCATCGCATTGGTAAGGCTCGGGCCGAGGAAGGCGGCAAGCGCGATTGCCATGATCAGGAACGGCATGGCGAGCAGCGCTTCGGTGATGCGCGAGATGACCATATCCACCCAGCCGCCGAAATAGCCCGAAATCAGGCCGAAGGGCACGCCGATGACGACCGCGATCATCACCGAGACGACACCTGCCATCAGCGAGGCGCGGGCGCCATAGATCATGCGCGAGAGAATGTCGCGGCCGAGATCGTCGGTGCCGAGCCAGTGGGCTGCCGATGGCGCCTTTCGAATGGCCGACCAGCTCGTCGCAACCGGGTCGGCAATCGGCAGGATCGGCGCGGCAATGGCAAGCACGGCGAAGAACAGCACAATGATCATGCCAACAAGCGCCGATTTGTTGCGCTTCATTTTTTTCCAGGCGCGGCTTTCCTGCCGTGTCGCCGGTACGGATAAGTTTTGATCGAGAACGGTCATGATATCAGCCTCAGATCGTCGCCCTGAGGCGGGGGTTGAGCAGGACATAGGCAATGTCGGCCAGAAGGTTCATGAGAATGAAACCGACGGCGGTGCAGAGCACGATGCCCTGTACGACGGCATAATCGCGGGTGAACACCGCATCGACCGTCATCTTGCCGAAGCCGGGAATGGTGAAAATCTGCTCCGTCAGGACCGCGCCGGCCAGCAACTCGCCGAAGAGCAGCGCCAGCAGCGTGATGACCGGCAGCAGTGCGTTGCGGAAACTATGCGACAGGATGATCTCGCGCGGAGAAAGTCCCTTGGCCCGGGCGGTGCGGATATAATCGGAACTTAAAACCGCCACCATGGCCGAACGTGTATGACGCATCAGCGTTGCCGCAAGCGCGTTGCCCAGCACG is a genomic window containing:
- a CDS encoding ABC transporter permease; its protein translation is MTVLDQNLSVPATRQESRAWKKMKRNKSALVGMIIVLFFAVLAIAAPILPIADPVATSWSAIRKAPSAAHWLGTDDLGRDILSRMIYGARASLMAGVVSVMIAVVIGVPFGLISGYFGGWVDMVISRITEALLAMPFLIMAIALAAFLGPSLTNAMIAIGLSAMPIFVRLTRGQVLAVKMEDYVEGARSIGLNHIDIMTRYILPNVFAPIIVQATLTVATAIIAEASLSFLGLGQQAPAPSWGSMLNTAKNFLSQAPWMTMWPGIAIFLVVIGFNLLGDGLRDALDPREA